In the Balaenoptera acutorostrata chromosome 7, mBalAcu1.1, whole genome shotgun sequence genome, one interval contains:
- the TAS2R16 gene encoding LOW QUALITY PROTEIN: taste receptor type 2 member 16 (The sequence of the model RefSeq protein was modified relative to this genomic sequence to represent the inferred CDS: deleted 2 bases in 1 codon) — translation MITIQLSVFFMIIYMLKFLTITAQSSLTAVVLGTEWVSFQRLSPVEMILTSLGVCCFCQLWSSMLYNFCSHFHPSYEFWYFRIVWEFTNILSFWLTSLLAVFYCVKVSSFSHPTFWLKWRIVRLVPRLLLGSLLISCVSIIFAAVGHYSKIQLISKRHFPRNSTTTERLEIFLWDFSMCQQVVVLIIPFLLFLASTVLLMALLFQHLRQMKDHHTSHSNSSLEAHSTALRSLAIFLIFFTSYSLTLLISIWGVLFNKGSWFWAWEAIIYALVSIHLTSLMLSSPKLKRVLKVRYWDLEAA, via the exons ATGATAACCATCCAACTCTCCGTCTTCTTCATGATCATC TATATGCTCAAGTTCTTGACAATAACTGCACAGAGCAGCTTAACTGCTGTAGTGCTGGGCACAGAGTGGGTGAGTTTCCAAAGGCTGTCACCAGTGGAAATGATTCTCACCAGCCTGGGTGTCTGCTGCTTCTGTCAACTGTGGTCATCGATGCTGTACAACTTTTGCTCCCACTTCCACCCTAGTTATGAATTTTGGTACTTCAGGATCGTCTGGGAATTTACTAACATTCTTTCATTCTGGTTGACCAGCTTGCTTGCTGTCTTCTACTGTGTCAAAGTCTCCTCCTTCAGCCACCCCACCTTCTGGCTGAAGTGGAGAATTGTGAGGTTGGTTCCTCGGCTGTTGCTGGGTTCTCTGCTGATTTCTTGTGTGTCTATCATCTTTGCAGCTGTTGGGCATTACAGCAAGATTCAATTAATCTCCAAGAGGCATTTCCCTAGAAACAGCACCACGACTGAGAGACTTGAGATATTCCTGTGGGATTTTTCCATGTGCCAGCAAGTGGTTGTGTTGATTATTCCTTTCCTCCTGTTCCTGGCCTCCACCGTCTTGCTCATGGCCTTATTATTCCAACACCTGAGGCAGATGAAAGATCATCACACCAGCCACTCCAACTCCAGCCTGGAAGCTCACTCTACTGCCCTGAGGTCTCTTGCCATCTTCCTCATTTTCTTCACCTCTTATTCTCTGACCCTACTAATCTCCATCTGGGGTGTCCTTTTTAATAAGGGGTCCTGGTTCTGGGCCTGGGAAGCTATCATCTATGCTCTAGTCTCTATTCATTTGACTTCACTGATGCTGAGCAGCCCTAAATTGAAAAGGGTTTTAAAGGTAAGGTATTGGGACCTAGAGGCTGCCTGA